The DNA segment ACAATTACTCATCAATCCTTTCCAAAGCATCTTTCAACTTCTCTTTTTCGTTTGGAAACCAACCCTGAACAATTAAAGCGATTCCAAAAATCATCAAAACAATACTTATTATTTTCTTTATTTTAAGAATATTGGTTGGTGTCATTTTTGTTTTCAACTGCTTGGCCAATACAATTTTGATGCAATCAACCAGTAAATAAGAGAGAATTACGGTCGTGAAAAAAGTCAACATTCGGGAGTTTTGCATTTCTAATTTTGGTCCCACCGAAATAATTACGGCCAACCAAAATCCCAATACTCCAATGTTGATAATGTTCAGGAAAAAACCTTTTATAAATAGACCCAAGTAATCTTTCCTGATGATTTCGTTGTCAATTTTTTTGGTATCAATCTTCCTTTCTTTGTGTAATCCTATATACGAAATGACGCCATAAGCCAGCATCAATATCCCGCCAAACATAAACAGCGCCGAGTTATCTTTTAAACTGGTTATCAATCTATAACTTCCCAAATAGGCAATGGTTATAAAAAGAATATCACCTAAAACAACTCCCAAATCAAATACCAATGCAGCCCTAAATCCTTTTATAATACTGGTTTCCAATAATATAAAAAAAACAGGGCCAATCATAAAACTTAAAAAAATTCCCCAAGGAATTCCAGATAAAATATCATTTAACATTAAAAAAAACTTTAAAAATTTGATGTATTTATTGAATTATAAAAAATTCCCCGAAAGAAATTTTCGGGGAATTTAGTTATTTTTCAGTTATTTTTCCACCTGCAAGAGCCTGTTGTTTTATTTGTTTTGGTTTGCCGTAAATGGTTATGGAACCGCCGGCATTTACTTTGGCATCGACAAGAGTTGTGGCGTTTATTTCGGCATTTCCTCCCGCAGAAATATTGATTGTGGTTTGCGAAGTTACCAAATCTTTGGCTTTTAAAATACCTCCTGAATGGATGGAAACCTTTTGAGTGACCGCTTTACCCATTAAACTAATTATTCCGCCTGAATAAGCCTTAATTGATGCGTTTTCAACGTCAAGATCGGCTTCTATGTGAGCGCCTTCTTGGGTAGATAAATCCATTGAAATTTGTTTGAAAATAGTATTGCAATATATATTGCTTCCTTCGTTGGCATCTATGCTTTCTAGTTTTTTGAAGTATAAAGTTACTTTCAGGTCTTTATTGTCTTCTAATATTTTGGTTAAATAAATCCTGATTTTTAACAAGCCATTTTTATTTACTGTTTCGACGTTGCTTTGGTTTGTTCCGTTAATCTCTATTTTATTTTCATTAGAGGGAACTAAAGTTACATTCAATTGGTCAAACACTTTTAACTCGTCAAAATCAGCCAATTTAATTGATGTTTGACCAAAATTTAATTGTGTTGCCAACACGAATAGCATTAAAATTATCTTTTTCATTTTTTTTAAAATTTAATCGTTTCTTCTTATAAAATTAAAATCCAATTGTTTTTTAACCAAATCGGCATTTTTAACTTTAACGTAAATCTCGTCTCCTAATTGCAACAAAGCTTTTGTGGTGGCACCAACCAAGGCATATTGTTTTTCGTCGAAAGTGTAATAATCGTCTTTTATTTCACGAATTCGAACCATTCCTTCACATTTATTTTCGATAATTTCAACGAAAATTCCCCATTCGGTAACACCAGAAATTACGCCCAAGAATTCTTGATCGTTGTGATTCTGCATGTATTTTACCTGCATATATTTGATGGAATCACGCTCGGCATTGGATGCCAAACCTTCCATGGTGGAAGAATGCAAACATTTTGCTTCGTATTTTTCTTCATCTACAGATTTTCCTCCGTCTAGATAATGTTGTAATAATCGATGTACCATAACATCAGGATAACGACGAATTGGCGAAGTAAAATGGCTGTAATAATCAAAAGCCAATCCATAATGTCCAATATTGTCCGTGGAATATTTGGCTTTGCTCATTGTTCTAATAGCCAATGTGTCAATTAAATTCTGCTCTTTTTTTCCATTAACATCGGCCATTAATTGATTCAATGATTTTGAAATATCACCTTTATTCCTAAAATCTATTTTGTAACCGAATTTTGCAATCACGGTTTGCATAGCTATTAATTTGTCTTCATTCGGTTCGTCGTGAATACGATAAATGAAGGTTTTCTTTTGTTTTCCAATGTATTCCGCCACTTTTCTATTGGCCAAAAGCATGAATTCTTCAATCAAATGATTGGCATCTTTTGAAATCTTGAAATAAACGCCTTCCGGTTCGCCTTCGTTGTCCAAATTGAATTTTACTTCCACTTTGTCGAATGAAATAGCGCCATCATTCATTCTATTTCTACGTAAAATCTTGGCTAATTTGTCTAGTTTTAAAGTTGCAGCAACAATTTCTTTTGAAACTTGGTGGGATTTTCCTGTGATTGATATTTCATCTGGAATGATATCGCCCTGGGTTTCTATGATATGTTGGGTTTCTTCATACGAAAATCGTTGATCCGAAAAAATCACCGTTCTTCCAAACCATTGATTAACCACTTGTGATTTTTCGGTGATTTCGAATATGGCCGAGAATGTATATTTTTCTTCTCTTGGTCTCAACGAACAAGCAAAATTTGACAAAACTTCTGGCAACATTGGCACTACTCTATCCACTAAATATACCGAAGTGGCGCGTTGATATGCTTCTTCATCCAGAATGGTTCCTTCTTGAAGATAGTAGGAAACGTCGGCAATATGAACTCCAATTTCGTAATTTCCATTCTCCAATTTTTTGAAAGAAAGGGCATCATCAAAATCTTTGGCATCTTTTGGATCGATCGTAAACGTCAATGTATCGCGCATATCGCGACGATTTGCAATTTCGCTGTCATTTATCGTCGTGTCAATTTTTTGGGCATAAACCTCTACTTCTACCGGAAATTCGGCCGGTAAACCATATTCAGCCAAGATGGCGTGAATTTCGGTATCGTGTTCTCCAGGTTTACCTAAAACTTTTATTACGGTTCCAAATGGACTATCGGCTCTTTTGGGCCAATCTTCGATATGAACTAAAACGACATCGCCTTGTTCGGCATCACCTAATTTGTCTTTTGGAATAAAAATATCGGTGTACATTTTGGGATTGGCAGTCGAAACAAAAGCAAAATTCTTCTGGATATCAATTACACCCACAAAATCAGTTTTGGCTCTTTCGACTACTTCAATTACTTCACCTTCAGGTCTTCTACCTTTTCGACGGTTGTAAACATAAACTTTTACAGTGTCTTTGTCTAAAGCCCGGTTTAAATTATTGGTCGGTATAAAGACATCTTCTTCCAATTCAGGACAAACAAAATAAGCGGTTTTTCTTCCCGTCATATCGATTGTTCCTTCGTAATAATCTTGGCTAATAGCTTTGACTAAATATTTTCCTGGTTCGGTTTCGATTATCTTTTTTGAGGAAGCTAGAATCTTTAAATCTCGAATGATTTCGTTTCTGCTTTTGGTATCATCTTTTTCTAAAATAGCGGCTATTTGCTTGTAGTTAAATGCTTTATTCGCATTTTGAGCTAGTATTTTTAAAATATTTTCAGAGAAATCTTTCTCTTTTTTTACTGGTTTTTTCAGTTTTTTACTCATATAATCTTTTCTTAAAGGCTTAAAATTACAAAATTGTATTCAGTAATCCTTTAATAACTATAATAAAACAAAAAAGGTCTGCAAAATGCAAACCTTTTTATGTTAGAAAACAAAATTTATTAATTTAGGATAACTTTTTGAGTTACTTTTTTATCTTTATTAAAAACCGTTACAAAATAAACTCCTTTTTTAAAATTTTCTACATTGATAGTAATTAGGGTAGCTTCTATTTTTTTAGATAAAATTGTTTTTCCTAAAACATCAGATATTTTTAATTGTGCATCAGAACTTATTTCATCTAACTGAATATTTAAAACACTCGCAGTTGGATTTGGATAAATAGTAAATTTTTCAATTTTTTTAGTATCGTTTACTCCCAAATTACTAATAATAATTTTTCTAATTTTATTATTTGAGCTATCTGCTATATATATACTACCATCAACACTAATACTAATACCCCAAGGACGACTAAATTTTGCTACAGTACCTGTTCCATCAATATAACCAGATGTGGAACCGGCAAAAGTAGTCACAACTCCTGCTGAAGTAATTTTTCTAATCCTGTTATTTCCATAATCTCCAACATAAAAATTTCCAGTAGCATCAATACAAATACCATAAGGAGCATAAAATTTTGCTGCAGTTCCTGTACCATCTGCAAAACCTAAAGAAGAACCAGCAAAAGTAGTTACAACACCTGCAGATGTAATTTTTCTGATTTTATTATTACCTGTGTCAGCAACATAAACATTACCATTACTATCTGTACAAATAGCTCCAGGTTGTGAAAATCTAGCTGATGTGCCTGTACCATCTGCATAACCATCTGTAGAACCTGCTAAAGTACTTACAATTCCTGCCGAAGTAACTAATCGTATTTTATGATTTTGACTGTCAGCAACATAAATATTATTATTAGAGTCAATGCAAATACCACCTAGGTTATAAAATCGCGCTTCCGTTGCAGTTCCATCTACATAACCTGATAAATGTGCACCGACAAAAGTAGTTACTACTCCCGCCGGGGTAATTTTTCTGATTTTAGTATTATCAGACACATAAATATTATCATTTTTATCAATACAAATTCCATAAACCAAACCAAATCTAGCAGCAGTTCCTGTAGCATCAACATAACCTGAAGTAGAACCTGCAAAAGTAGTCACAGCTCCAGATGGAGTAATTTTTCTTATTGAAAAATTATCCGAATCTGCGACAAAAACATTACCATTTGAATCGGTACAAACACCAAGTGGATTTGAAAATTGAGCAGCAGCTCCTGTTCCATCGGTAAAACCAGAAGTAGAACCGGCTAAAGTACTTATATTCTGGGCTTGAATATAACTAAAACAAAATACTGCTATTAATAATAGATAATTTTTCTTCATTTTAATAATTTATATAAGTTAATTTTTAATTAATGGGTTCAAATTTAAACATATAATGCATACTTAATAAACTTTTTAAAAAATATTCTTATTAATTTATGAAAATATATCTTTCGTATCTTTACAAAAAAACGCATAATGGAAAGTTTTCAAACGATAGCTATTTTTAATTTTCCGCATGAAATTGTGGTACTTAGACATATTCTGGATCAGGAAGAAATACGTTTTTTTTTCGAAAACGAATACATCATATCAATTGATCCTTTTGCAAGTTTTGCATACGGCGGAATCAAACTCAAAATTCATCCCAACGATTTTGAAAAGGTTCAAAGGATTTTGGATGAATTAAATAATAATTTGAAAATCGTTTAAAATTTCAAAGTTGTCAACATATATTTAAAATAACAAAAAGAAAAAGGAAATTAAATTAATTTTTTAATGGTTATTATAGTGTGTTAATAGTTGCAATAACTTTATTTTTAAAAGGCTTATTTTGTAGTTATGTGTTATTATGTTGACTTATTAACATAGTTATGGCAAACTAAATCATTCATTTTAAAGACATTTTAAAAAGCTGTCAACAGTTGTTGATAATTGAATATTTATGAAATTTGTAAATAAGTTGTTTTTAAAATTTTGTTAACAATAACGTTTTTTCTATCAATAACTTTTCTAAAAATTGACCAAACTAAATTAGGTTTTTCCATCTCGGTTTTGGATTACGATTTTATTTCACACCAACAAGAAATAGTTCTAATTTTCTATCCAAAGTTATAAACATTTAATGTTAATTTAAGGTTAACTGATTATCAACGATTTAAGAAACACTATTAACATTACAAAAATTTAACATTTAAATTACTCAGGAAACTTTTTTTTTTGTGAATTACTGGTAATGTTCTTCTTCATTAAAACACAGTCTATTAATACTATGACTGTTATATATTTAAAGGAATATATTAAAAAAATAAGCAATTCTTTCCCTAAATTTGCCGAACAAAATTCAATTTATTATGAAAATCTCCATAGGAAACGACCACGCAGGACCGGAATATAAAAAAGCCATTGTTCAATATTTAGAATCAAAAGGACACCAAGTAACTAATTATGGAACCGATACAGATGCTTCTGTTGATTATCCTGATTTTGGTCATCCCGTTGCGACAGATGTTTCTGAAGGAAAAGCTGATTTTGGAATCGTGATTTGCGGAAGCGGAAACGGAATTGCCATGACGGTAAATAAATATCCAAAAGTTAGAGCAGGACTTTGTTGGATGAAAGAAATCGCCATCTTGACGCGTCAACACAACAATGCCAATATTATAAGTATTCCAGCTCGTTACACTTCAATTCCTCAAGTCATAGAAATGGTGGATGCTTTCTTGAACACCGAATTCGAAGGAGGAAGACATCAAACTAGAGTAGATAAAATTAGCTGTTAATATATTTTGGAACACCATCACGGCCATAATCACGGCCACCACCATCATCAAGTAGAAGGTAAAAACTTGCTATTTTCGATTATTTTAAATATTGTTATTACGGTAGCGCAGGTTATTGGCGGAATTCTTTCGGGAAGTTTGGCTTTGCTATCAGATGCATTACACAATTTTTCCGATGTTCTTTCTCTGGTTTTTAGTTTTGTTGCTAATAAATTGGCCAAAAAAGAAGCGTCTGTCAATCAAACTTTTGGTTATAAAAGAGCCGAACTTATTGCCGCTTTTGTCAATGCAATGACTTTGATCATTGTGGCTTTGTTTTTGGTTTATGGCGCCATCGAACGGTTTTTCAATCCTCAAGAAATAAAGTCTGGGTTGGTAATTTGGCTTTCTATTTTAGGAATTCTTGCCAATGGTTTGTCGGTACTGTTATTAAAAAACGATGCCGATAAAAACTTGAACATGAAATCGGCTTATTTGCATTTGTTTACCGATATGTTGGCTTCGGTAGCCGTTTTGGTTGGCGGATTGTTGATGAAATATTTTCAATGGTTTTGGGTTGACAGCTTATTGACATTGCTTATTGCCATCTATTTGCTAATAGTTGGATTTAATTTATTAAAAGAATCCACCCAAATGTTGATGCTTTTTACGCCAACGCATATCGACATCAAAGAAATTATTAGCGAAGTACATAAAATAGAAGGTGCGGATAAATTGCACCACATTCACGTTTGGTATCTCAACGAGGAAGAATTGCATCTCGAAGCGCATCTCGATTGCTCCGAAGACATAAAAATGTCTGAATTCAACGAAATACTGCATAAAATCGAGCACATTTTATTCGATAAATTTCAAATCAATCACATCAATATTCAACCGGAATACAATAGGGAAGAAGTTTCCAAGGATTTTATTGTTCAGGATTAGATTTTATAAAAATCGGGTGCTTTGCACCAAAAATGGTATAAGCCCGGTCGAAAAACCGGGTTTTTTTGTATTCATTCGATTAACGTTTTTTTTATTTGAATTGGCAAAGCTGTTTAAAGTAGGATTACTTAGGTTTTCTAGTTTTAGAAATCCTGCTAAAAAAAATAATTCATGACACAACGAATAAAGTAAGAATTATTTTTATTTTTACCTCAAATTAATATCGAATGAAAAAATATCTTGTATTGTTTTTGTTTTCTTTTCAATTGTATTCCCAGGAAAAATCAAAAATAGTTTACAGCAACGAAACAGTAGTCATTAATTCCGGCAAAACTTTGGAAATAGAAACTTTTACAAATGAAAGCAGGGCTATTTCCAAAAGCAAAAACACCGAGGAATATTCTATTCGAATTCCATTTGACAGTTTTAGCGAAATTTCAAACATAAAAGGATCGACTTATGTCGCCAAAACGGATAAAAAAGTGGATTTGAGTTCTTATTCCATAGGAACGTTCGATGCCGAATATGAGAACATTTACAAGAGCGACAACAAATACAAATACTTTGTGATGCCAAAGGTGGAGGACAATTCCACAATTGAATTCTCGTATAAAAGCAAACTCAAAGAACCTCGTTTTTTATCCAGCTTTCGGTTTCAAAATCCCATAAAAACAGAAACTGCAAAACTCCAAATTAGATGCCAATCCTCCACGGAAATTGGATACAAGTTATTCGGAAATCACCAAGACAAAATAGTTTTCACGAAAACTAGGGAAGGAAATCTGGACGTTTACACCTGGGAAGCCAAAGACATTCCCGAATTTGAAGGAGAAGAAAATATGCCGAGCTCTCTCTATTTTATGCCACACCTTATTTACTACATCAAAAGTTATGAAATAGCGGGCAAAAAAGAGGAATTGTTGGGAACGCCTGAAAAATTGTACCAATGGTATTATTCGCTCGTAAAAGACATCAACAAAACCGATCAAACGGCATTGAAAGACAAAACGTTGGAGTTGATAAAAGATAAAAAAACCGACTTTGAAAAAGCAAAGGCAATTTACCAATGGGTGCAGCAAAATGTACATTATGTGGCTTTTGAAGACGGAATGGGAGGTTTTGTTCCCAGGGAAGCTTCGGATATTTTTCAAAAATTATATGGAGATTGCAAGGATATGGCCAATCTTTTGAACCAAATGTTGCTATATGCCCAGTTGGACTCCCATCTCACTTGGATTGGAACTCGCCACAAGCCTTATACTTACGAAGATGTACCAACACCACAAGTGGACAACCACATGATTACCAATGTTGTTATTGACGGTAAAAGTTATTTCTTGGATGCCACCGATAAGTTTTGCCCGTTTTTGTTTCCTTCGGCTTTTATTCAAGGCAAAGAAGCTTTGATAGGCAAAAACGAAAAGGATTTTAAAATTGAAGTCGTTCCAGAAGTAGATTTCAAAAAGAATGCAACCACTATCGTAATGAAATTGAATCTCGAAAACAATCAAATTGTGGGAGAGGCAACGGCAACGGTTTCCGGATTGCCGAAAAGTTATTTGTTAAATACTCTTTCCGCCTACAACCAAAAAGGGAATGAAATTTGGAAAAACATCCTTACGGAAAACAACCAAAAAATCCAGTTGGAGATTCAAGAATTGCAAAAAAACGACTATCAAGAACTGCCTTCAAAGGCAAATTTCAAATTGAAATTGGAAAATGGCGTCAAAGATGTCAATGGCAAATTGTTGTTGAAACCACTGTTGCTTTTCCCTTTAAAAGAAAGCTTGATTGACACAGAAAAGAGGAAATATGCTATCGAAAATGACTTTGCCCATTTTTACGAAATTAAATACGAATATCAATTGCCCATAGATTATAAAGTGGAATTTTTGCCCGAAAATGCCAAAATGGAAAACGAACTGGGAAGTTTCGACATTCAATACAAAGTTCTGGACAAAACGATTATAGTAACCCAAAAAATAGAATCGAAAAAATTACTGTTGGAAACCAAAGATTTTACCCTTTGGAATTCATTCATAAAAACCTTGACCAAACAATACAACCAATCCATAATTCTGTCCAAATAATGAAAAAAATCGCCCTGATTCTCGTCATTTTATTGTCGTTTCAAAGTTATTCCCAAGAAATAAAAAGTTATACCTGGGACGAAAAACCAACCTTCAAAGAGATTCCTGAAGAATACAAAAACCAACCCGCAGTGGTTTTGTTAGACAAACGTTGGATTCACACACGAGTAGGAGGTTATGCCTTCGCAACTTTTGGAATGAACCACTTTGCCATAAAAATCAACAAAGCCGAAGAAATCAATAAATACAACAAAATCAAAGCCCAAGACAACGGATATATTAGAGACGTTCGTGATTTTCACGCTAGAGTTATAAAACCTAATGGCGAAATAAAAATATTGCCGCAAGAAAAAATTATCGAAACAACGGAGGATAAAGTAAAATCGATTGTTTTTGAAGGAGTAGAAGCAGGAGATATTTTGGAGTATTATTTTATCATAAAAGAAAACCCAATGTCCTATGGCGTTGAAGTTTTCCAGAAAGAAATTCCAGTATTATTTGCCGAATTTACGCACACTCAAGAAGGAGTAAAATTTGAAACTTTTGCCTCGTCGGAGTTTCAAAAAAGTGGTTCCAACAGTAAAACCATATTAACTGCAAGCAATATTCCGCCTTATAAAGAAGAACAGAATGCTCGAAACATAAAGAATTTAGTCAAGTTAATTTATATGGTCTCGACTTCAGGAATGGATATTTATAATTGGAGTACTTTTTTACCAAAATATCTTTCTAAGCCGTCTTTTCAATATTTTAAGAAAAACCAAGCGAGAGAATTTATCCAAAATTTAAATATTGGAACCGAATCAACAGAGGAAAAATTAATCAAAATCGATGAATACATAAAAACTAATTTCGATTTTATTGGCAAAGGAGAAACCGCCCAAAAAGTCACTAATTTAAACAGCGGAAAACAAAAATTAACTGGTGGTGATGTTTTCGACTTGTATGGATTTACACTCAAAGAATTAAAAATTCCTTATAAAGTGGTAGTTGGAATGTCGCGTTTCAATGGAGAGGTTGATACAGAAAAATTTGTTGTACCGCTTTCTCACGAATTTATGTATTACATTATTGAAACTGAAAAATTCTTTTCCCCTTATGAGAAATATTTGTGTTATGGTTATCCAATGTATGAAGTGCAAGGTTCAAAAGGCAGAACATATTACCCTGCCATTAAAGAGAATTATGAAATAACATTTCCAATTGCTCCGGCTGAATTTACAGTAAACGAATCGCAAAGCACCGTTTCGCTTTCAGAAGATTTGGCCACGGCAACCATCGATAAAACGTATTCACATACAGGATATGACGGTCAGTTGTACAGGAATTGGGTGAAATACATCAAAGAAAACGAAGACGAGAAAAAACTCGCGGAATACATCCAGAAAAGGATGTTTGGAGATGATTTTGATGTAAAAATAAGCAACTATGAAATCGAAAACCAAGAGTTCAAATACAATTATACCAACACGCCATATACCATAAAAGTAAAGGCTGAAGCCAAAGAATCCTTAACCGAAAATGCCGGAAATCTGGTGCTGGTAAACCTCGGAAAAATGATTGGGAAACAAGCCAATTTATACCAAGAAACAGAAAGAAAATGGGATGTGGATTTAAATTATGCCAAAACATTCAAACACAAAATAATTTTTGACATTCCAAAAGGGTACGAGGTCGAAAGTTTCAAAGATTTGGTAATTGACAAGAAAATGGGCGGAGACGAAAGCAAAAATTGTTCTTTCAAATCCACCGCAAAAGTCGAAGGGAATCAATTGATTGTAGAGGTTTTCGAGATTTATAAATCCATAAATTACCCAAAAGAAACCTATCAGGAATATAGAAACGTAATCAACGCTTCTTCGGATTTTACCAAAGCATCGGTGGTGTTGAGACCGAAGAAATAAGTCACTAGATATTTTATGGCACATTAACAAAAATGGCGGGATTTTACCAGAATCTCGTCATTTTTACTTGTATAAATAAAACCAGCCTATCAAAATTTGCACAATTACAATCAGCCAAAATTTTAAAAGATAGCTTTTTTTGGCTGTTTTATGTCTAAAAATAAGCATTCCTAATCCCGAACCAATCGTTCCTCCAAAGAGAACAAAAGTTAACAAGATCCGCTCCGAAATTCTTTGTTTCTGGGTTTTTGCCAAATGTTTGTCATACCCTATTAGTATAAAAGCGATTCCATTTAAAATCAAAAAATAGTAGAATAAAATATCCATTTCACGCAAATTAAGTTTCAAAGATATTATTTTAGTTCAAAGAAAATAATTTAGTAAATAATGCGAGATTTTGAGATAATCTCGCATTATTTACTAAATTAGCCAAAAAAACTTTTATGATGGAGTCGCCACCAGCATTTAAATATGATGAACAAGTTTATGCTTTGTTTACTAAATTACGTGATAATGGAGAGTTGAAGGAAATAAATGATGCGTATTTATATTGGGATAAAATAAAATATAGAGCCAAGATTGCTAGTCCTCAAGAATATTGGAACGCCATAAAAATTGGAAGAGCCATAAATGCTCAAACAATAAATTTTGGAAACACAGAATTTCAGTTTGTTACAACCGATTATATCCAACAGTTACTGCATTATTGTGATTTGAATATTGGAGGTAATCTAGGAAGTAATGTAGGAATTGCCGAGACTGATAAAACAAAGTTTATGATAAGCTCTATTATGGAAGAAGCGATTTCGAGTAGTCAGATGGAAGGCGCCAACACAACTCGAAAAAAAGCAAAAGAAATGATTCAGAAAGAGTTGAAGCCTAAAAGTAAGTCTGAACAAATGATTATGAATAATTTTGTTACAATGAAACATATTGTGCAACATAAATCAGATGATTTAACTCCAGAAAAGCTACTATATATTCATAATTTGATTTCATATAACACGTTAGAAAACAAACAAGAAGAAGGGGTTTTTAGAGAAAATGACGATGTTTATGTTGTAAATTATTCTAATAGTGAAGTAGTTCATACTCCACCAAATCATCAAGAAATAGAAGGTTTGATTAATGAATTATGTGATTTTTTTAATAATGAACAAAAAGTATTCATACATCCAATCATAAAAGGAATTATAATCCATTTTATGATTGGGTGGATTCATCCATTTAGTGATGGAAATGGTCGAACAGCTAGAGTTCTTTTTTATTGGTATATGCTAAAAAAAGGCTATTGGTTAACAGAATATCTTACCATTTCAACGATTATTAAAGACACAAAAAATCAATATGAGAAAGCATTTTTATACACCGAAATAGATCAAAATGATGTAACCTATTTTATTACCTATCATTTAAAAACTATGGAAAAAGCTTTCATTAGTTTGAAAGAATACATT comes from the Flavobacterium limnophilum genome and includes:
- the rnr gene encoding ribonuclease R, yielding MSKKLKKPVKKEKDFSENILKILAQNANKAFNYKQIAAILEKDDTKSRNEIIRDLKILASSKKIIETEPGKYLVKAISQDYYEGTIDMTGRKTAYFVCPELEEDVFIPTNNLNRALDKDTVKVYVYNRRKGRRPEGEVIEVVERAKTDFVGVIDIQKNFAFVSTANPKMYTDIFIPKDKLGDAEQGDVVLVHIEDWPKRADSPFGTVIKVLGKPGEHDTEIHAILAEYGLPAEFPVEVEVYAQKIDTTINDSEIANRRDMRDTLTFTIDPKDAKDFDDALSFKKLENGNYEIGVHIADVSYYLQEGTILDEEAYQRATSVYLVDRVVPMLPEVLSNFACSLRPREEKYTFSAIFEITEKSQVVNQWFGRTVIFSDQRFSYEETQHIIETQGDIIPDEISITGKSHQVSKEIVAATLKLDKLAKILRRNRMNDGAISFDKVEVKFNLDNEGEPEGVYFKISKDANHLIEEFMLLANRKVAEYIGKQKKTFIYRIHDEPNEDKLIAMQTVIAKFGYKIDFRNKGDISKSLNQLMADVNGKKEQNLIDTLAIRTMSKAKYSTDNIGHYGLAFDYYSHFTSPIRRYPDVMVHRLLQHYLDGGKSVDEEKYEAKCLHSSTMEGLASNAERDSIKYMQVKYMQNHNDQEFLGVISGVTEWGIFVEIIENKCEGMVRIREIKDDYYTFDEKQYALVGATTKALLQLGDEIYVKVKNADLVKKQLDFNFIRRND
- the rpiB gene encoding ribose 5-phosphate isomerase B, which encodes MKISIGNDHAGPEYKKAIVQYLESKGHQVTNYGTDTDASVDYPDFGHPVATDVSEGKADFGIVICGSGNGIAMTVNKYPKVRAGLCWMKEIAILTRQHNNANIISIPARYTSIPQVIEMVDAFLNTEFEGGRHQTRVDKISC
- a CDS encoding T9SS type A sorting domain-containing protein; protein product: MKKNYLLLIAVFCFSYIQAQNISTLAGSTSGFTDGTGAAAQFSNPLGVCTDSNGNVFVADSDNFSIRKITPSGAVTTFAGSTSGYVDATGTAARFGLVYGICIDKNDNIYVSDNTKIRKITPAGVVTTFVGAHLSGYVDGTATEARFYNLGGICIDSNNNIYVADSQNHKIRLVTSAGIVSTLAGSTDGYADGTGTSARFSQPGAICTDSNGNVYVADTGNNKIRKITSAGVVTTFAGSSLGFADGTGTAAKFYAPYGICIDATGNFYVGDYGNNRIRKITSAGVVTTFAGSTSGYIDGTGTVAKFSRPWGISISVDGSIYIADSSNNKIRKIIISNLGVNDTKKIEKFTIYPNPTASVLNIQLDEISSDAQLKISDVLGKTILSKKIEATLITINVENFKKGVYFVTVFNKDKKVTQKVILN
- a CDS encoding DUF2007 domain-containing protein, whose amino-acid sequence is MESFQTIAIFNFPHEIVVLRHILDQEEIRFFFENEYIISIDPFASFAYGGIKLKIHPNDFEKVQRILDELNNNLKIV
- a CDS encoding LysE family translocator, encoding MLNDILSGIPWGIFLSFMIGPVFFILLETSIIKGFRAALVFDLGVVLGDILFITIAYLGSYRLITSLKDNSALFMFGGILMLAYGVISYIGLHKERKIDTKKIDNEIIRKDYLGLFIKGFFLNIINIGVLGFWLAVIISVGPKLEMQNSRMLTFFTTVILSYLLVDCIKIVLAKQLKTKMTPTNILKIKKIISIVLMIFGIALIVQGWFPNEKEKLKDALERIDE
- a CDS encoding cation diffusion facilitator family transporter, whose amino-acid sequence is MEHHHGHNHGHHHHQVEGKNLLFSIILNIVITVAQVIGGILSGSLALLSDALHNFSDVLSLVFSFVANKLAKKEASVNQTFGYKRAELIAAFVNAMTLIIVALFLVYGAIERFFNPQEIKSGLVIWLSILGILANGLSVLLLKNDADKNLNMKSAYLHLFTDMLASVAVLVGGLLMKYFQWFWVDSLLTLLIAIYLLIVGFNLLKESTQMLMLFTPTHIDIKEIISEVHKIEGADKLHHIHVWYLNEEELHLEAHLDCSEDIKMSEFNEILHKIEHILFDKFQINHINIQPEYNREEVSKDFIVQD
- a CDS encoding head GIN domain-containing protein, yielding MKKIILMLFVLATQLNFGQTSIKLADFDELKVFDQLNVTLVPSNENKIEINGTNQSNVETVNKNGLLKIRIYLTKILEDNKDLKVTLYFKKLESIDANEGSNIYCNTIFKQISMDLSTQEGAHIEADLDVENASIKAYSGGIISLMGKAVTQKVSIHSGGILKAKDLVTSQTTINISAGGNAEINATTLVDAKVNAGGSITIYGKPKQIKQQALAGGKITEK
- a CDS encoding DUF3857 domain-containing protein; translation: MKKYLVLFLFSFQLYSQEKSKIVYSNETVVINSGKTLEIETFTNESRAISKSKNTEEYSIRIPFDSFSEISNIKGSTYVAKTDKKVDLSSYSIGTFDAEYENIYKSDNKYKYFVMPKVEDNSTIEFSYKSKLKEPRFLSSFRFQNPIKTETAKLQIRCQSSTEIGYKLFGNHQDKIVFTKTREGNLDVYTWEAKDIPEFEGEENMPSSLYFMPHLIYYIKSYEIAGKKEELLGTPEKLYQWYYSLVKDINKTDQTALKDKTLELIKDKKTDFEKAKAIYQWVQQNVHYVAFEDGMGGFVPREASDIFQKLYGDCKDMANLLNQMLLYAQLDSHLTWIGTRHKPYTYEDVPTPQVDNHMITNVVIDGKSYFLDATDKFCPFLFPSAFIQGKEALIGKNEKDFKIEVVPEVDFKKNATTIVMKLNLENNQIVGEATATVSGLPKSYLLNTLSAYNQKGNEIWKNILTENNQKIQLEIQELQKNDYQELPSKANFKLKLENGVKDVNGKLLLKPLLLFPLKESLIDTEKRKYAIENDFAHFYEIKYEYQLPIDYKVEFLPENAKMENELGSFDIQYKVLDKTIIVTQKIESKKLLLETKDFTLWNSFIKTLTKQYNQSIILSK